In Desulfomicrobium apsheronum, a single window of DNA contains:
- a CDS encoding ElyC/SanA/YdcF family protein encodes MSVGAGFILKKALGTLFMPLAICLILFALGMLYVLLRRAKDAIAPFVMGALLLYAFSLNSVSGYMIRPLEDAYPPLNLASAEIVKKPVKWVVVLGAGHWTDKRLSPGSMLEQAALYRLTEGIRVANRFRGSILVLSGGKYKDEQSSAQVMAAAAVDLGFDPARIVLSDKALDTHDEAIHIKTLAGSDAFVLVTSASHMPRAVKLFENQGLRPIPAPTCYRDKGEPEYFLPGADNIKTCNMAVHEYLGLAWSFVRGQISIF; translated from the coding sequence ATGAGCGTGGGCGCGGGCTTTATCCTCAAGAAAGCCCTGGGCACGCTTTTCATGCCCCTGGCGATCTGTCTGATTCTTTTCGCCCTCGGCATGCTCTACGTGCTGCTGCGCCGCGCCAAGGACGCCATCGCCCCCTTTGTCATGGGCGCGCTCCTGCTCTACGCCTTTTCCCTCAATTCCGTCTCAGGGTACATGATCCGTCCCCTTGAGGATGCCTACCCGCCCCTGAATCTAGCCAGTGCGGAAATCGTCAAAAAGCCCGTCAAATGGGTGGTAGTGCTCGGTGCGGGACACTGGACGGACAAGCGCCTCTCCCCCGGGTCCATGCTCGAACAGGCGGCCCTGTACCGGCTCACCGAAGGCATTCGGGTGGCGAACCGGTTTCGGGGTTCCATCCTTGTTCTTTCAGGCGGCAAATACAAAGACGAGCAGTCAAGCGCCCAGGTCATGGCCGCAGCAGCCGTGGACCTGGGCTTCGACCCGGCCCGGATCGTGCTTTCGGACAAGGCCCTCGACACCCACGACGAAGCTATTCACATCAAGACCCTGGCCGGTTCCGACGCCTTTGTACTGGTGACCTCGGCCTCGCACATGCCCCGCGCCGTCAAGCTGTTCGAAAACCAGGGACTAAGGCCCATCCCCGCTCCGACCTGCTACCGTGACAAGGGCGAGCCCGAGTATTTCCTGCCCGGCGCGGACAACATCAAGACCTGCAACATGGCCGTGCACGAATACCTGGGCTTGGCCTGGTCCTTCGTGCGCGGGCAGATTTCCATTTTTTAA
- a CDS encoding rhomboid family intramembrane serine protease: MIDILPTLALATSKHSPDKATIRAWALVLSSRRFLHRFDHGKLLVAPALASLAVREIIAYEEENRPRSRPAPLPDNSWVSLLVIATFLGLTMWLDTQGLGRRISWHVAGRADAGLILEGQWWRCVTALFLHADAGHLLANAGALAVLASLLARRIGSGLTWGLFVLSGGLGNALNAWAQAPDHLSVGASTGVFGLIGVLAGGACRAERGSRGQVLLLALGFGFSLLAMLGAGEERVDLGAHFFGMCCGLPFGLLVGDWHGATGWKARVGAMCGAAGLALAVWAWTLALENGALAG, from the coding sequence GTGATCGACATCCTGCCCACTCTGGCCCTGGCGACCTCGAAGCACAGCCCGGACAAGGCCACCATCCGCGCCTGGGCCCTGGTCCTGTCCAGTCGAAGATTCCTGCACCGTTTCGATCATGGAAAACTGCTGGTCGCACCAGCCCTGGCATCGCTCGCGGTGCGCGAAATCATCGCCTACGAAGAGGAAAATCGGCCCCGATCCCGCCCGGCTCCCCTGCCCGACAACTCCTGGGTCAGCCTGCTGGTCATCGCCACCTTCCTGGGCCTGACCATGTGGCTCGACACCCAGGGACTGGGCAGGCGCATCTCCTGGCATGTCGCGGGCCGGGCCGACGCTGGGCTCATCCTTGAAGGACAGTGGTGGCGCTGCGTGACCGCCCTGTTCCTGCACGCCGACGCAGGGCATCTGCTGGCCAACGCCGGAGCGCTGGCGGTGCTCGCCTCGCTCCTGGCGCGCCGCATCGGATCGGGTCTGACCTGGGGGCTCTTTGTGCTCTCGGGTGGCCTCGGCAATGCCCTGAACGCCTGGGCACAAGCGCCCGATCACTTGAGCGTGGGCGCGTCCACAGGCGTGTTCGGACTGATCGGCGTCCTGGCCGGAGGCGCGTGCCGGGCCGAGCGCGGCTCACGGGGGCAAGTCTTGCTGCTGGCTCTGGGCTTCGGTTTCAGCCTGCTGGCCATGCTTGGCGCGGGCGAGGAACGCGTGGACCTGGGCGCGCATTTTTTCGGTATGTGCTGTGGTCTGCCCTTTGGATTACTGGTCGGCGACTGGCACGGGGCAACGGGATGGAAGGCGCGGGTCGGGGCTATGTGCGGCGCGGCGGGACTGGCCCTTGCGGTCTGGGCCTGGACCCTGGCCCTGGAAAACGGCGCGCTTGCGGGGTGA
- a CDS encoding CoA-binding protein, with the protein MAQIVAVLGASHKPERYSNQAVRMLKEHGHSVIPVTPGRSVIEDLPVVSSLDAIDGKVDTLTLYVGPERSAQLQDSILALKPGRVILNPGTESATLEQALTDAGIPWEHACTLVMLRTGQF; encoded by the coding sequence ATGGCACAGATTGTCGCGGTGCTCGGAGCGAGCCACAAGCCGGAACGCTACTCGAACCAGGCCGTGCGCATGCTCAAGGAGCACGGGCATTCGGTCATCCCGGTCACGCCGGGTCGATCCGTCATCGAGGATCTGCCCGTCGTGTCCAGCCTGGACGCCATCGATGGCAAGGTGGACACCCTGACCCTTTATGTCGGGCCGGAGCGCAGCGCGCAGCTGCAGGATTCCATCCTGGCGCTTAAGCCCGGACGGGTGATCCTCAATCCCGGCACGGAATCGGCGACACTGGAGCAGGCCCTGACGGACGCGGGCATTCCCTGGGAGCACGCCTGCACTCTGGTCATGCTTAGAACCGGACAATTCTAG
- the grpE gene encoding nucleotide exchange factor GrpE — MSNKEKEGQNPEEVQTEMQTEETPELTLEEKYVQALADVEELKKDNLRVLADSENFKKRLQREKEDYFKFATSAILEEIIPVMDNLDLALAHGKQAEACKDLVTGVEMTMNIFLDTMKKHGLEQIAEVDVPFDPARHEALGQVERDDVGENTVCQMLQKGYMLKDRLLRPAKVMVSRKAGA; from the coding sequence AAGAAGTGCAGACCGAAATGCAGACCGAAGAAACGCCGGAGCTGACCCTGGAGGAGAAGTACGTCCAGGCCCTGGCCGACGTGGAGGAGCTTAAAAAAGACAACCTGCGCGTCCTGGCGGACAGCGAGAATTTCAAGAAGCGTTTGCAGCGCGAAAAGGAAGACTATTTCAAATTCGCCACCTCCGCCATCCTCGAGGAGATCATTCCGGTCATGGACAACCTCGACCTGGCCCTGGCCCACGGCAAGCAGGCCGAGGCCTGCAAGGATCTGGTCACGGGCGTCGAGATGACCATGAACATTTTCCTCGACACCATGAAGAAGCATGGGCTGGAGCAGATCGCCGAAGTGGATGTGCCTTTCGATCCCGCGCGCCACGAGGCCTTGGGGCAGGTCGAGCGGGATGACGTAGGTGAAAACACGGTCTGTCAGATGCTGCAGAAGGGCTACATGCTCAAGGACAGACTGCTGCGTCCGGCCAAGGTCATGGTCAGCCGCAAGGCGGGGGCCTGA